A single region of the Thermodesulfatator indicus DSM 15286 genome encodes:
- a CDS encoding LysE family transporter, producing MEYLILIGTVALVHLLAVVSPGPDFFMVCRNTLTYSKKTGIWTAAGIGLGIAVHVFYSLAGLALIISKSIMLFNIIKFLGAAYLIYIGFKSLFARSSPFNLDLFEQKKDISAFKAARIGFLTNILNPKATLFFLSLFTIVIPPETPLPILLIIGFILMLDTFLWFAFVAICLSQRQVRSILGRFQGIIDKTLGGILIALGIKVALTHR from the coding sequence ATGGAATACTTAATTCTTATTGGAACGGTTGCTTTAGTTCACCTGCTAGCAGTAGTTAGCCCGGGGCCAGATTTTTTCATGGTGTGTCGAAACACACTAACCTACTCCAAAAAAACCGGAATCTGGACGGCAGCTGGTATTGGTTTAGGAATAGCCGTCCATGTTTTTTATTCACTCGCTGGCCTTGCTCTTATTATTTCTAAGTCTATTATGCTGTTTAACATTATAAAATTCTTGGGAGCTGCTTATTTAATCTACATTGGGTTTAAGTCTCTTTTCGCCAGGTCTTCACCCTTTAACCTGGATTTATTCGAACAAAAGAAAGATATATCTGCATTTAAAGCCGCTAGAATTGGTTTTTTGACAAATATTCTCAATCCTAAAGCCACGCTTTTCTTTTTGAGTCTTTTTACTATCGTAATTCCCCCAGAAACTCCATTACCTATTTTGTTAATTATTGGTTTCATTTTGATGCTTGATACATTTTTATGGTTTGCCTTTGTGGCAATATGCCTCTCTCAAAGGCAGGTTCGTTCTATTCTTGGAAGATTTCAAGGAATTATTGATAAAACATTGGGAGGGATACTTATTGCCTTAGGAATAAAAGTTGCCCTAACCCATCGATAA
- a CDS encoding fumarate hydratase, with translation MRQIEQKDIIDKLAEAVEKACKVLPKEVLETFKTAREEEPSSLGKKVFDILLKNASLAQKENLPICQDTGIAVIFVELGEEVKVKNLYEAINQGVAKGYEKGLLRKSVADPLTRKNTRTNTPAIIHLEIVPGDKLKITVLPKGCGSENMSALKMLPPSAGISGIKDFVIDTVKNAGPNPCPPIIVGVGIGGTFEKAAFLAKKALIRPIGKSHHIEKIAELEKELLAEINTLGIGPLGFGGKYTALAVHIETFPTHIASLPVAVNIQCHAARVKTLEI, from the coding sequence ATGAGACAGATAGAACAAAAGGACATTATTGATAAGCTGGCCGAAGCCGTAGAAAAGGCCTGTAAGGTATTACCTAAAGAAGTTCTAGAAACTTTTAAGACGGCCCGAGAAGAAGAACCTTCATCTCTTGGAAAAAAGGTTTTTGATATTCTGCTTAAAAATGCCAGCCTGGCCCAAAAAGAAAATTTGCCCATCTGCCAAGATACAGGTATTGCCGTAATTTTTGTGGAACTCGGCGAAGAAGTAAAAGTAAAAAATCTTTACGAGGCTATAAATCAAGGAGTGGCCAAAGGGTATGAAAAGGGCCTTTTACGTAAGTCTGTAGCGGATCCTCTTACGCGTAAGAATACCCGCACCAACACTCCGGCCATTATACATCTTGAAATTGTCCCGGGAGACAAGCTTAAAATAACGGTGCTCCCCAAAGGTTGCGGAAGCGAAAACATGAGTGCTTTAAAAATGCTTCCTCCTTCAGCAGGTATTTCTGGAATAAAAGATTTTGTGATAGATACGGTCAAAAATGCTGGCCCAAACCCTTGCCCTCCAATTATTGTTGGTGTCGGTATTGGTGGCACCTTTGAAAAAGCGGCTTTTCTGGCCAAAAAAGCCCTTATAAGGCCCATAGGAAAATCTCACCATATAGAAAAAATAGCCGAGCTTGAAAAAGAACTTTTAGCAGAAATTAACACCCTGGGCATAGGTCCCCTCGGTTTTGGTGGCAAATATACCGCCCTTGCCGTACACATCGAGACCTTCCCC